The following coding sequences are from one Nicotiana tomentosiformis chromosome 3, ASM39032v3, whole genome shotgun sequence window:
- the LOC138907490 gene encoding uncharacterized protein: protein MSGIQGAQTIHVTGYSNKRPLQILLDGESTHNFIDCKSSKRLSCQISPTKVGYVSFGNNSMEATSGVVRNFQWMLPGTSYSSDLIVFPVGKYDLVLGALWMKTLGPVTKDYTDLTMSFTYQGKFHLLKGVYEECKFFSTKAISKMNGEQVQLFVLQVLVVEPKPTTDDQLNALHLSKEIHVPAIIDDLLNQYQQVFAEPTTLPSQKGTFDHSIPLQPGSKPINIRPYRYSSLKKDIIEKLVKDMLQQGVIQYSYSPFASQWC from the coding sequence ATGAGTGGAATACAGGGTGCCCAAACCATACATGTGACTGGGTACAGTAACAAAAGGCCATTACAAATTCTTTTGGATGGGGAAAGTACTCACAACTTTATAGATTGTAAATCTTCTAAGAGACTTAGTTGCCAGATCTCTCCTACTAAGGTTGGATATGTTAGTTTTGGTAACAATTCTATGGAGGCTACCTCTGGAGTAGTAAGGAATTTCCAATGGATGTTACCTGGTACATCTTACTCTTCAGACCTTATAGTCTTTCCAGTTGGAAAGTATGATTTAGTTTTGGGAGCCTTGTGGATGAAGACACTGGGACCAGTCACCAAGGACTACACTGACTTAACTATGTCCTTTACTTATCAAGGCAAGTTCCACCTGCTGAAGGGTGTCTATGAAGAATGCAAATTTTTTAGCACCAAGGCTATTAGCAAAATGAATGGAGAGCAGGTTCAGCTCTTTGTGCTACAAGTCTTAGTTGTTGAACCTAAGCCAACAACAGATGATCAGCTTAATGCATTACATTTGTCCAAGGAAATCCATGTTCCTGCTATTATTGATGACCTTCTCAACCAGTACCAACAGGTGTTTGCAGAGCCAACAACTTTACCTTCACAGAAAGGCACATTTGATCATAGTATTCCCTTACAGCCTGGGTCTAAACCTATCAACATTAGACCTTACAGGTACTCTTCTCTGAAGAAAGACATTATTGAGAAACTGGTTAAAGACATGTTGCAGCAAGGTGTGATCCAGTATAGTTACAGTCCTTTTGCATCCCAGTGGTGTTAG